One genomic region from Enterobacter hormaechei ATCC 49162 encodes:
- a CDS encoding EAL domain-containing protein, translating into MQHISRDITGIKLEPIVALSSSRTVGAEVLSVLSPHQQSEGFFRDLSAAGALMLLEAQIAALKNPFPCDNLFINLPITVLTIPEMFQRLLQLNSPPLNIELVEPASFFSLSDPARLRVSCALQQLTAQGHRIWLDDIDEASGRAFLACRLPLSGIKIDKIAFWRLRATPALTQLVTLCSKIATNVLIEGIETERDRACALQAGARFGQGYYWPSWRWQED; encoded by the coding sequence GTGCAACACATCTCACGCGACATTACAGGCATCAAGCTTGAACCCATTGTCGCCCTCTCCTCATCGCGCACGGTAGGGGCCGAAGTGCTCAGCGTGTTGTCGCCGCATCAGCAAAGCGAAGGCTTTTTCCGCGACTTGTCCGCCGCCGGGGCGCTTATGCTGCTGGAAGCACAGATCGCCGCGTTAAAAAACCCCTTCCCCTGTGACAACCTTTTCATAAATTTGCCGATAACCGTTCTGACCATACCGGAAATGTTCCAGCGTTTACTGCAACTGAATAGCCCACCGCTGAACATTGAACTCGTGGAACCTGCCTCGTTCTTTTCACTCTCAGACCCGGCACGTCTGAGGGTGAGTTGTGCGCTTCAGCAGTTGACCGCGCAGGGGCACCGGATCTGGCTGGATGATATTGATGAAGCGTCAGGACGTGCATTTTTAGCCTGCCGCCTGCCGTTAAGCGGAATAAAAATCGATAAGATCGCTTTCTGGCGTTTACGTGCAACGCCGGCGCTGACACAGCTGGTCACGCTTTGTTCAAAAATCGCTACGAATGTGCTCATTGAAGGCATTGAAACAGAAAGGGATCGTGCATGCGCACTTCAGGCTGGCGCGCGCTTCGGTCAGGGATATTATTGGCCATCCTGGAGATGGCAGGAGGACTGA
- a CDS encoding tyrosine-type recombinase/integrase, whose protein sequence is MTLRGGVWHCHFVTPSGKRIRRSLGTGDKKQAQELHDKLKAEAWRVDKIGELPTRTFEECCIRWIREKEHKRSLDDDKTKIEYFLRHFSGRDISTITADQVHEAVSKMVNRKHIQVWESRRDAAIRRGKEPPPYAEKPVSQATKSQHLSFMRSLFKAAANDWGWIKTAPVIKTKKPISKRIRWLTRDEAERLISCMPESIKPVVIFALATGLRRSNIIDLEWQQVDMQRKVAWVNPENAKAGKAIGVALNDTACRVLRDQIGKSSRWVFVHTKPSTRPDKTVTPAVRKMRVDDNVAWRIGLERAGIEDFRFHDLRHTWASWLIQSGVPLSVLQEMGGWESIEMVRRYAHLAPNHLSEHARKIDAIFGNHDTNTTQGENQAGLKLA, encoded by the coding sequence ATCACCCTCAGAGGCGGCGTATGGCACTGTCATTTCGTTACGCCGTCAGGGAAAAGAATTAGACGATCTCTTGGTACGGGGGACAAGAAACAAGCGCAGGAGCTGCACGACAAGCTGAAGGCTGAAGCGTGGCGGGTTGATAAAATTGGAGAGCTGCCGACGAGGACGTTTGAGGAATGTTGCATCAGGTGGATCCGCGAGAAGGAGCATAAGCGGTCACTCGATGACGATAAGACCAAAATCGAATATTTCCTGCGGCATTTCTCCGGCCGGGATATTTCAACCATCACAGCTGATCAGGTTCATGAGGCTGTTTCGAAGATGGTCAACCGTAAGCATATTCAGGTCTGGGAGTCGCGCAGGGACGCGGCTATACGCCGGGGGAAGGAACCGCCTCCGTATGCTGAGAAACCGGTAAGCCAGGCCACAAAGAGTCAGCACCTTTCTTTCATGCGATCTCTGTTCAAGGCTGCGGCTAATGACTGGGGCTGGATTAAAACGGCCCCGGTTATAAAAACGAAAAAGCCGATCAGCAAACGCATCCGATGGCTGACCAGGGACGAGGCAGAACGGCTTATCTCCTGCATGCCGGAGTCGATAAAGCCGGTGGTGATATTTGCACTGGCAACCGGCCTGCGCCGCTCCAACATCATTGATCTGGAGTGGCAGCAGGTCGATATGCAGAGAAAGGTTGCATGGGTAAATCCGGAGAACGCGAAGGCGGGCAAGGCTATCGGCGTGGCTCTGAATGATACCGCATGCAGGGTGTTAAGGGATCAGATCGGGAAAAGTTCCAGGTGGGTATTCGTTCACACGAAGCCATCAACGCGCCCGGATAAAACCGTCACTCCGGCTGTCCGCAAAATGCGAGTGGATGACAATGTCGCCTGGCGCATTGGACTGGAAAGAGCGGGTATAGAAGACTTCCGTTTTCATGACCTCCGGCATACCTGGGCGAGCTGGTTAATTCAGTCCGGCGTTCCGTTGTCAGTTCTGCAAGAAATGGGCGGCTGGGAGTCCATCGAAATGGTACGTCGATACGCTCACCTGGCACCGAACCACTTAAGCGAACACGCACGGAAAATTGATGCCATTTTTGGCAACCATGACACAAATACGACACAAGGAGAAAATCAGGCTGGCTTGAAACTGGCGTAA
- a CDS encoding fimbrial biogenesis usher protein — MNTQWRYCPVALALMATLWPQAGWGESYFNPAFLSDDAANVADLSRFEKGHQQAPGVYRVDIWRNDEFIGTQDVRFEQADNTPPVAGGLSPCITRAMLDRFGVNIAAFPELSNVQGDTCVPLTTAIPGSETAFNFASLRLNVSLPQVAMQNSARGYIPPEQWDEGIPAALLNYSFTGNRGSDDDSYYLNLQSGLNYGAWRLRNNGAWRYTDSNGQRHSSWQNIGTWAQRTIIPLKSELVLGDSNTGNDVFDSVGFRGGRLYSSDSMYPDSLQGYAPTVRGIARTPAKVVIRQNGYVIYQSYVQPGAFAITDLNPTSSSGDLEVTVEEKDGSQQRYTVPYSTVPLLQREGRWKYDLVAGDYRSGNSEQDTPFFAQGTMIAGLADGYTLYGGTQLASRYTAIAIGAGKNLGDWGAVSLDLTHARSQLADDSRHEGQSLRFLYAKSLNGFGTNFQLLGYRYSTKGFYTLDDVAWRTMEGYQYGDDQDDDGVPDVQSYHNLTLNKKGRFQLNISQSLGDYGSLYVSGSQQSYWGTSESNVWYQLGYAGGVKGISYALSWSWNKSVGIDGTDRIASFNVSVPFSLFTRHGYRRDSAIDRAYATASASRNSDGDTSWQTGISGTLLQDRNLNYSVTQGHTSNNGASGSASANWQATYGTLGVGYNYTRDQHDLNWQLSGGVVGHSDGITFSQPLGDTNVLIKAPGASGVSVENQTGVKTDWRGYAVMPYATVYRYNRVALDTNTMSNNTDIENNVSSVVPTNGALVRASFDTRIGVRALLTVKRDNQPVPFGAVVRETKSGVTSMVGDDGQIYLSGLPLSGELLIQWGDGKQSQCRAPYSLPEQSLQQAITLKGIRCE, encoded by the coding sequence TGTGCGGTTTGAGCAAGCTGACAACACGCCGCCGGTCGCGGGCGGTTTGTCGCCGTGTATAACGCGCGCGATGCTCGATCGCTTTGGCGTCAATATCGCCGCCTTCCCGGAACTGAGCAACGTGCAGGGCGATACCTGCGTTCCCCTCACCACGGCCATTCCCGGCAGCGAAACGGCGTTTAACTTCGCCTCGTTGCGCCTTAACGTCAGCCTGCCTCAGGTGGCGATGCAAAACAGCGCCCGGGGGTATATTCCGCCTGAACAGTGGGATGAAGGTATCCCCGCCGCGCTGCTGAACTACAGCTTTACCGGCAACCGGGGCAGCGACGACGACAGCTACTATCTGAACCTGCAAAGCGGGTTGAACTATGGCGCCTGGCGATTACGCAATAACGGCGCGTGGCGTTACACCGATAGCAACGGCCAGCGGCACAGCAGCTGGCAAAATATCGGCACCTGGGCGCAGCGTACGATTATCCCGCTGAAAAGCGAGCTGGTGCTGGGTGACAGCAACACCGGTAACGATGTCTTCGACAGCGTCGGTTTTCGCGGTGGGCGGCTCTATTCGTCCGACAGCATGTACCCGGACAGCCTGCAAGGCTACGCACCGACCGTACGCGGAATCGCCCGCACCCCCGCCAAAGTGGTGATCCGCCAGAACGGATACGTGATTTACCAGAGCTATGTGCAGCCGGGGGCCTTTGCGATCACCGACCTTAACCCGACCTCCTCAAGCGGTGACCTGGAGGTGACGGTGGAAGAGAAGGACGGCAGCCAGCAGCGCTACACCGTACCGTATTCCACCGTCCCACTGCTCCAGCGTGAAGGACGCTGGAAATACGATCTGGTGGCGGGGGATTATCGCAGCGGCAACAGCGAGCAGGATACGCCATTCTTCGCTCAGGGAACGATGATAGCGGGCCTTGCCGACGGCTATACGCTGTACGGCGGTACGCAGCTGGCCTCGCGGTATACCGCCATTGCCATTGGCGCGGGGAAAAACCTCGGTGACTGGGGGGCGGTCTCACTTGATCTCACGCATGCCCGCAGTCAGCTTGCGGATGACAGCCGCCATGAGGGGCAGTCCCTGCGGTTCCTGTACGCCAAATCCCTTAACGGATTCGGCACCAACTTCCAGCTACTGGGCTATCGCTACTCGACCAAAGGCTTCTACACCCTCGACGATGTGGCCTGGCGCACAATGGAAGGCTACCAGTATGGCGACGATCAGGATGATGACGGCGTGCCGGACGTGCAGAGCTATCACAACCTGACGCTGAATAAAAAAGGGCGATTCCAGCTCAATATCTCCCAGTCTCTTGGCGATTACGGTTCGCTGTACGTCTCAGGCAGCCAGCAAAGCTACTGGGGCACCAGCGAGTCCAACGTCTGGTACCAGCTCGGCTACGCGGGCGGGGTGAAAGGGATCAGCTACGCCTTATCCTGGTCGTGGAACAAGTCCGTCGGCATTGACGGAACCGACCGGATCGCCTCGTTCAACGTCTCCGTCCCGTTCAGCCTGTTTACCCGTCACGGCTACCGTCGCGACAGCGCGATCGACCGGGCCTATGCCACGGCCTCAGCCAGCCGTAACAGCGACGGTGATACCAGCTGGCAGACCGGGATCAGCGGAACGCTGCTCCAGGATCGTAACCTGAACTACAGCGTCACGCAGGGCCACACCAGCAACAACGGCGCCAGCGGCAGCGCCAGTGCCAACTGGCAGGCGACGTACGGCACGCTGGGCGTGGGCTACAACTACACCCGGGATCAGCATGACCTCAACTGGCAGCTCTCCGGCGGCGTGGTGGGGCATTCCGACGGCATCACATTCAGTCAGCCGCTGGGCGATACCAACGTTCTGATCAAAGCGCCGGGTGCGTCAGGCGTCAGCGTCGAAAACCAGACCGGCGTCAAAACAGACTGGCGTGGCTATGCGGTAATGCCGTACGCCACGGTGTACCGTTACAACCGCGTGGCGCTCGACACCAACACCATGAGCAACAACACCGACATTGAAAATAACGTTTCCAGCGTCGTGCCGACGAACGGTGCGCTGGTGCGCGCCAGTTTTGACACCCGCATCGGCGTGCGCGCGCTGCTCACCGTGAAGCGCGATAACCAGCCTGTACCGTTTGGGGCGGTGGTGCGTGAGACCAAAAGCGGCGTCACCAGCATGGTGGGAGATGACGGCCAGATTTACCTGAGCGGGCTGCCGCTGAGCGGAGAACTGCTGATTCAGTGGGGAGACGGGAAACAGTCCCAGTGTCGTGCACCTTACAGCCTGCCAGAACAGAGCCTGCAACAGGCGATCACACTTAAGGGGATCCGCTGTGAATAA
- the sfmF gene encoding fimbria assembly protein: MRNGMRCLAVALFALCPHAYAETALGEINIQLYGNIVDFTCVAEGDDSNKTVTLGTWPTKQLRTTGSRTQPVPFTLKLTGCPPGAASVTFTGKVDGHDNSLLALNDASAASNVAVEILDRDKTRLALQQASQTVSVDAQGNAELSFYANYIATADNPQPGRADADATFMINYN; encoded by the coding sequence ATGCGAAACGGGATGCGGTGTTTAGCCGTCGCGCTCTTTGCGCTTTGCCCCCATGCGTATGCAGAGACGGCGCTTGGGGAAATTAACATTCAGCTTTACGGCAATATCGTCGATTTTACCTGCGTGGCGGAGGGGGATGACAGCAATAAAACCGTCACGCTCGGCACCTGGCCAACGAAGCAGCTTCGCACAACGGGAAGCCGGACGCAGCCTGTGCCGTTCACCCTTAAGCTGACCGGATGCCCGCCTGGGGCGGCTTCGGTCACGTTTACGGGGAAGGTTGACGGGCATGATAACAGCCTGCTGGCGCTGAATGATGCCAGCGCAGCCAGCAACGTGGCCGTGGAGATCCTCGACCGGGATAAAACGCGCCTCGCCTTACAGCAGGCGAGCCAGACGGTGTCGGTAGATGCGCAGGGAAATGCCGAACTGTCGTTTTATGCCAATTATATCGCCACGGCGGATAACCCACAGCCGGGCCGGGCTGACGCCGATGCAACATTCATGATTAATTATAATTAA
- a CDS encoding helix-turn-helix transcriptional regulator, which translates to MRMTVRRYRRRRTGSDSLGSTHSPFALPFFDRLEYLSQSINQTRKTDAPFIILVTQDNFFRSGFLSGQSPLSNCCDYSTLDAALSDLNHWPSSRLVVDIESRASPLIDLLDRLRRHSLFAPYLTPYLLVRADDYDARLFCKAAGPFHVLERQLTALAMQQTLLEAPSPPGHRKEWFSRDEWPILQALSQGSSLRQIAQLQNRPYSRIIYRLSCILAKLGLNHRHELLHLLNNLSDFTY; encoded by the coding sequence ATGCGAATGACAGTGCGCCGTTATCGGCGTCGTCGGACAGGAAGTGATTCACTGGGTTCTACGCACTCGCCTTTTGCTCTCCCATTTTTTGATCGTCTCGAATATTTGAGCCAGTCAATCAACCAGACCCGCAAAACCGATGCTCCCTTTATCATTCTGGTCACACAGGATAATTTTTTCCGTTCCGGTTTTCTGAGCGGGCAGTCGCCCCTGAGCAATTGCTGCGACTATTCCACGCTGGATGCCGCCCTCAGTGATTTAAATCACTGGCCTTCATCGCGTCTGGTCGTCGACATCGAGAGCCGCGCCTCGCCGCTCATTGACCTGCTGGACCGATTACGCCGCCACAGCCTGTTCGCCCCCTACCTGACACCCTACCTGCTCGTCCGCGCCGATGATTATGATGCCCGCCTGTTTTGTAAAGCGGCTGGCCCTTTTCATGTGCTTGAACGCCAGCTTACGGCGCTGGCTATGCAACAAACTTTGCTGGAAGCGCCCTCCCCTCCCGGACACCGTAAAGAGTGGTTTTCCCGGGATGAATGGCCGATCTTACAGGCACTGTCGCAGGGTAGCTCCTTGCGCCAAATCGCGCAGTTACAGAACCGCCCTTACAGCCGCATTATTTACCGTCTCAGCTGCATCCTGGCGAAACTTGGGCTGAATCATCGTCATGAGTTGCTACATCTTCTCAACAACCTCTCAGATTTCACGTATTAA
- the fimZ gene encoding fimbria biosynthesis transcriptional regulator FimZ, whose translation MKPASVIIMDEHPIVRMSIEVLLQKNKNIQVKLKSGDSHEVLDCIRNHPIDLVILDIETTGTDGFVLLKRIRNLNKDIKVLFLSSKSEAFYAGRAIRAGANGFVSKRKDLGEIYNAVEMILTGYSFFPSETLSFINHLGSRTGAAVDMPLSNREVTVLRYLANGLSNKEIADQLLLSNKTISAHKSNIFSKLGVQSIVELIDYAKAHELL comes from the coding sequence ATGAAACCGGCATCCGTTATCATTATGGACGAACACCCTATCGTCAGAATGTCGATAGAAGTCCTGCTACAGAAAAATAAAAACATCCAGGTTAAACTGAAGTCAGGCGACAGCCACGAAGTACTTGACTGTATACGCAATCACCCCATTGATCTGGTCATTCTCGATATTGAAACGACGGGCACAGATGGGTTCGTATTACTGAAAAGAATCAGGAACTTAAATAAAGACATTAAGGTTCTTTTCCTCTCTTCAAAATCTGAAGCTTTCTACGCAGGGCGCGCCATCCGCGCCGGGGCAAATGGTTTTGTCAGCAAGCGAAAGGATCTGGGGGAAATTTATAACGCGGTGGAAATGATCCTGACGGGCTATTCTTTTTTCCCCTCAGAAACATTGAGCTTTATAAACCATCTTGGCTCCCGGACAGGTGCCGCTGTGGATATGCCATTATCGAATCGTGAGGTGACGGTTCTGCGATATCTGGCGAACGGATTATCAAATAAGGAGATTGCGGATCAATTATTACTTAGCAACAAAACAATTAGCGCCCATAAGTCTAATATCTTTTCCAAGCTGGGTGTGCAAAGTATCGTTGAATTAATTGATTACGCGAAAGCGCACGAATTACTGTAA
- a CDS encoding helix-turn-helix domain-containing protein, whose translation MVEAKTLTARQAAELLITSPRTVYRLIDSGQLAGKKIGNKYRTTDVACIAYLHDPRDPVPASAGEHKGEILCQSPSEAAYGTVISLRRQGKELDDLLVRGTRNKRRSCTTS comes from the coding sequence ATGGTTGAGGCAAAAACACTGACAGCCAGACAGGCGGCCGAGCTACTAATCACCTCACCGAGAACTGTCTACCGTCTTATCGACTCGGGGCAGTTGGCCGGGAAGAAGATCGGGAACAAATACCGAACGACCGACGTCGCCTGTATTGCGTATTTACATGACCCGCGCGATCCTGTTCCTGCGAGCGCGGGTGAACATAAAGGAGAAATTTTATGTCAATCACCCTCAGAGGCGGCGTATGGCACTGTCATTTCGTTACGCCGTCAGGGAAAAGAATTAGACGATCTCTTGGTACGGGGGACAAGAAACAAGCGCAGGAGCTGCACGACAAGCTGA
- the fimH gene encoding type 1 fimbria D-mannose specific adhesin FimH — MNKIHYLGLSLLAFLPVSAAFATVCVNENGVPTEVYYDLTDKFNSSNNQVGQVVTLSEKSQWVGVNAVCPKGTIGNTTKRSYVTDFPVTGTSDGYQYLKLNDYLDGAMKITDSSTGTFYPPKKYIQMGSHPNVSKNKPFGVQDSSLVFRLKVTRRFINMVVIPRATMFRVYVTTTSSDPLTTPVYTISYSGTIQVPQSCEINAGNVVEFDFGDIGASLFSKAGIGNKPEGVSAQSKTIGIKCTNVEANAMLTMRVEAEKVSGSTLVSDNADVGFVIANSNGVPLTPNNLTSKIPFRLDDSAQAQVGIRAWPVSVTGKKPAEGRFTSRGYLRVDYD; from the coding sequence GTGAATAAAATCCATTATCTGGGGTTATCCCTTCTGGCGTTTTTGCCGGTATCTGCGGCGTTCGCCACCGTCTGCGTCAATGAAAATGGCGTACCGACGGAGGTGTATTACGACCTGACGGACAAATTCAACAGTTCCAATAACCAGGTGGGGCAGGTGGTCACGCTCAGCGAGAAGTCCCAGTGGGTGGGCGTTAACGCCGTCTGTCCTAAGGGAACGATCGGGAACACCACCAAGCGCAGCTATGTGACCGATTTCCCGGTCACCGGCACCAGCGATGGCTACCAGTATCTGAAGCTTAACGACTATCTGGACGGGGCGATGAAAATCACCGACAGCTCCACTGGCACGTTTTATCCGCCCAAAAAATACATTCAGATGGGGAGCCACCCGAATGTGTCTAAAAACAAACCGTTTGGCGTACAGGATTCCAGCCTCGTCTTTCGGCTTAAAGTGACCCGACGCTTTATCAATATGGTGGTGATCCCCCGGGCGACCATGTTCCGGGTTTACGTCACCACCACCTCCTCGGATCCCCTCACCACGCCGGTCTATACCATCAGCTACAGCGGGACCATTCAGGTGCCTCAGAGCTGTGAAATTAATGCCGGGAATGTGGTGGAGTTCGATTTTGGGGACATCGGCGCCTCCCTGTTCAGTAAAGCGGGCATCGGGAATAAGCCGGAGGGTGTCTCAGCGCAAAGCAAAACCATCGGCATAAAATGCACTAACGTCGAGGCGAACGCCATGCTGACGATGCGCGTTGAAGCGGAGAAGGTTTCAGGCAGTACGCTGGTTTCCGATAACGCGGATGTGGGCTTTGTGATTGCCAACAGTAATGGCGTGCCGCTGACGCCGAACAACCTGACCAGTAAAATTCCGTTCCGTCTGGACGACAGCGCGCAGGCGCAGGTGGGGATCCGCGCGTGGCCCGTCAGCGTAACCGGGAAAAAACCTGCCGAGGGGCGTTTTACCTCGCGCGGCTATTTACGCGTCGACTACGACTAA